Proteins from a genomic interval of Rosa chinensis cultivar Old Blush chromosome 2, RchiOBHm-V2, whole genome shotgun sequence:
- the LOC112190075 gene encoding linamarin synthase 2, protein MYDQINIQFHQLGSFPSCLVNFPNMVETETKTQPHVVCVPYPSQGHISPMMQLAKLLNSRGFHITFVNTEFNHRRFIRSRGHTSSLSRLPDFRFETIPDGLPPCDKDATQDVPALSDSTRTNCLGPFKELLIKLNKLSEVPPVSCVVSDGVMGFGREAAVELGIPEVQFWTASACGFMGYLQYGELLKKGMAPFKDKEYNSDDPVLNTPIDFPGVKNATLKDIPYHPNEIMFDFMGSEAQNCLKSSAIIFNTFDEFEHEVLDAISSTFPNSYTVGPLSLLCRHIPTETPIKSLNPSLWKEDPKLLEWLDRWEPNSVVYVNYGSVTVMTDQHLQEFAWGLANSKHPFLWVVRPDVVKSESVILPDEFLEEVKDRGYIASWVPQEQVLGHKSVGVFLTHCGWNSMLESVGEGVPVICWPFFADQQTNCGFACGRWGIGLEVKHDVKRCEIIGVVKEMMEGEKGKELKQNALKWRKKAIEATDIGGASYGNFDRMMEHLIKKVEIWLKE, encoded by the exons atgtatgatcAGATAAACATTCAATTCCATCAGCTTGGTTCTTTTCCTTCTTGCCTTGTTAACTTCCCAAACATGGttgaaactgaaaccaaaacaCAACCTCATGTGGTTTGTGTTCCATACCCATCACAAGGCCATATTAGCCCTATGATGCAACTAGCGAAGCTCCTAAACTCAAGGGGCTTCCACATAACCTTTGTCAACACTGAGTTTAATCACAGGCGCTTTATCAGGTCGAGAGGGCACACATCATCCCTTAGCCGCCTGCCGGATTTTCGGTTCGAAACCATACCAGATGGACTGCCACCATGTGACAAAGATGCAACCCAAGACGTTCCAGCACTGAGTGATTCCACCAGAACAAACTGTCTTGGTCCATTCAAAGAGCTACTAATCAAGCTCAACAAGTTGTCCGAAGTCCCCCCGGTTAGTTGCGTAGTCTCAGATGGGGTTATGGGTTTTGGGAGGGAAGCTGCTGTGGAATTGGGTATTCCAGAGGTTCAGTTTTGGACTGCTTCTGCCTGTGGCTTCATGGGTTACTTGCAGTATGGTGAACTCCTGAAAAAAGGAATGGCTCCATTCAAAG ATAAAGAATATAACAGCGATGATCCGGTACTCAACACACCAATTGATTTCCCAGGCGTGAAAAATGCCACTCTCAAAGATATCCCTTACCATCCTAATGAAATAATGTTCGATTTCATGGGATCAGAAGCACAGAACTGCTTGAAATCTTCTGCAATTATCTTCAACACCTTCGACGAATTTGAACATGAAGTGCTAGACGCAATCTCATCTACTTTCCCCAACAGTTACACGGTAGGTCCACTTTCTTTGCTATGCAGACATATACCAACTGAAACCCCAATCAAGTCACTCAACCCGAGCTTATGGAAAGAAGACCCAAAATTACTTGAATGGCTTGATAGATGGGAACCAAACTCAGTCGTGTATGTGAACTATGGCAGTGTGACTGTGATGACAGACCAGCATTTACAAGAATTTGCTTGGGGCTTAGCAAATAGCAAGCACCCATTTTTGTGGGTAGTAAGGCCTGATGTGGTAAAGAGTGAATCTGTAATTTTACCAGATGAATTTCTAGAGGAGGTCAAGGATAGGGGATATATAGCAAGTTGGGTACCACAAGAACAAGTGTTGGGGCATAAATCAGTTGGGGTTTTTCTGACTCATTGTGGTTGGAATTCTATGTTGGAAAGTGTAGGTGAGGGTGTGCCTGTGATTTGCTGGCCTTTCTTTGCTGATCAACAGACCAATTGTGGATTTGCTTGTGGACGTTGGGGCATTGGATTGGAGGTCAAGCATGATGTGAAGAGATGTGAAATTATAGGAGTTGttaaggaaatgatggaagggGAGAAGGGGAAGGAGTTGAAGCAAAATGCATTGAAATGGAGGAAGAAGGCAATTGAAGCTACTGATATTGGTGGAGCATCTTATGGTAATTTTGATAGAATGATGGAGCATCTTATTAAAAAGGTGGAGATTTGGTTGAAAGAGTGA
- the LOC112184174 gene encoding wall-associated receptor kinase-like 20 — protein MEPQRASLALSLIIFNLLLSTTNQYPSCQSTCGSLHLSYPFGSGPGCGSPTFQPYITCKTTTKQLLLTTHTGSYPITSISYSTNTLTLTPPSMSTCTSMQPCPSNLGLDWASPFQLGPSTFILLSCQPPTSSLTLKDSSSPICDPSYSHLCAAIYTCPSVTGLNLPLFPPTNTCCVYSPGNLDAKGELDLRGLKCKGYTSVVSLGDYPTDPNKWEYGVALKYNHGGELDGGIVETNCKSCEMSDGVCGYATSDHSFLCVCKNGDYNTTLDCSSDNYSGVQEQGVIWSPESGSDLPASSAWKIWFGLLALAELIILIA, from the exons ATGGAACCACAGCGAGCATCATTAGCTCTTTCACTCATCATCTTCAACCTCCTCCTCAGCACCACAAACCAATACCCTTCATGCCAATCCACCTGCGGCTCCCTCCACCTTAGCTACCCCTTCGGCTCCGGCCCCGGCTGCGGCTCCCCAACCTTCCAACCCTACATAACTTGCAAAACAACCACCAAGCAGCTCCTTCTGACCACTCACACCGGATCATACCCCATCACCTCCATCTCCTACTCCACCAACACCCTAACCCTAACACCACCCTCCATGTCCACCTGCACCTCCATGCAACCCTGCCCCTCCAACCTGGGCCTAGACTGGGCCAGCCCGTTCCAGCTCGGCCCATCAACTTTCATCCTCCTCTCCTGCCAACCCCCTACCTCCTCTCTCACCCTCAAAGACTCCTCCTCCCCAATCTGCGACCCCTCCTACTCCCACCTCTGCGCGGCCATCTACACGTGTCCCTCCGTCACGGGCCTTAACCTCCCTCTCTTCCCTCCCACCAACACTTGCTGTGTCTACTCCCCTGGAAACCTAGACGCCAAGGGCGAGCTAGACCTCCGGGGGCTCAAGTGTAAGGGATACACCTCCGTCGTGTCGCTCGGGGATTACCCAACCGACCCGAACAAGTGGGAGTATGGGGTGGCGCTGAAGTATAACCACGGAGGCGAGTTGGATGGTGGCATCGTTGAGACGAACTGCAAGAGTTGTGAGATGAGTGATGGCGTTTGTGGTTATGCTACTTCTGATCATTCGTTTCTTTGTGTTTGTAAAAATGGCGACTACAACACCACTTTGGATTGTTCTTCTGATAATTACAGTGGCGTTCAAGAACAAGGTGTCATATGGAGTCCGGAATCTGGCTCTGATTTACCAGCTTCTTCAGCTT GGAAAATATGGTTTGGGCTCTTGGCTCTGGCTGAGCTGATCATTTTAATAGCTTGA